Proteins from a single region of Argiope bruennichi chromosome 6, qqArgBrue1.1, whole genome shotgun sequence:
- the LOC129972968 gene encoding zinc transporter 6-like isoform X2 produces MGLLSYTYLIFFDTLCLCICALSIWVEQKKPNAHYTFGYERLEVLAVFVSTTFTLVNSIFIIRRSIWRWIQQAQIHTGLLIPGIVLAFLCHMLITYCMKNKGLNLVICASDSSWLQNRMSFFNQSLSHVVPGVTTNSWPRFNPFSLLGCTAGGILVLTTFLVDIFNYHSADALAGIFISFLICLTMYPLSAYSGKILLQGTPPHVKDLLDKCLREVSTLDGVLEFRNEHFWLLGFDKIVGTIHVRIRRDANEQIVLSHLLNKLSSMVTDITIQIFKDEWTWSSGTRQILGDHFLKFPTGSESYSLPTTVTTSVSSTEKEVILNPNLSYKNSYASAYTAPSTKTHDSKKTPGSYATIPLPPSLSSSHSPKSPVQEYSIDMTSEANLAQTHASYDTSPHSVRQVPYSLQSVSSTNKYNRELTINPLFTSKSDYVKYKS; encoded by the exons ATGG GTCTGCTATCATATACATATCTTATTTTCTTTGACACATTATG cttgtGCATTTGTGCTCTCAGTATATGGGTTGAACAGAAGAAACCCAATGCCCATTACACATTTGG gtaTGAAAGATTAGAAGTTCTAGCTGTTTTTGTATCAACAACATTCACATTAGTTAACTCCATTTTTATAATCAGAAGGAG tatttgGAGGTGGATTCAGCAAGCTCAAATACACAc aggTCTGTTGATTCCTGGAATTGTATTAGCCTTTTTATGTCATATGCTGATAACatattgcatgaaaaataaagGCCTAAATTTAGTTATTTGTGCTTCTGATTCAAGCTGGCTTCAGAATCGGATGTCATTTTTTAATCAGAG CTTAAGCCATGTTGTTCCTGGTGTGACAACCAACTCATGGCCCCGGTTTAATCCATTCTCCTTGTTAGGATGTACAGCTGGGGGAATTTTAGTATTAACTACATTTCTGGTTGATATTTT TAATTACCACAGTGCTGATGCTTTAGCTGGTATTTTCATCTCATTCCTAATCTGCCTCACAATGTATCCTCTGAGTGCCTACAGTGGGAAGATACTTTTACAA gGAACACCTCCACATGTTAAAGATTTATTGGATAAATGTCTGAGAGAAGTGTCAACATTGGATGGTgttcttgaatttagaaatgagcATTTCTGGTTGTTAGGATTTGACAAAAta gttGGTACTATACATGTGCGGATACGTAGAGATGCAAATGAGCAAATTGTCTTGTCACATCTATTGAATAAGTTATCATCAATGGTTACTGATATAACTATACAg ATTTTCAAAGATGAATGGACTTGGAGTAGTGGTACTAGACAAATTCTTGGTgatcatttcttgaaatttccCACAGGAAGTGAGTCTTATTCATTACCAACAACAGTCACCACATCAGTTTCCAGTACTGAAAAGGAAGTTATTTTAAACCCTAATTTGTCTTACAAGAATTCTTATGCGTCTGCATATACTGCTCCTAGTACTAAAACCCATGATTCCAAGAAAACACCTGGTAGCTATGCTACCATTCCCTTACCACCATCTTTATCTTCATCTCATTCTCCCAAATCACCAGTGCAAGAATATTCAATAGATATGACTTCTGAGGCAAATCTTGCGCAAACTCATGCATCCTACGATACCAGTCCTCACTCAGTTCGTCAAGTCCCTTATAGTTTGCAGAGTGTGTCAAGTACAAATAAGTATAACAGAGAGCTTACAATAAATCCTCTTTTTACTTCTAAATCAGATTATGTGAAATATAAGAGTTGA
- the LOC129972968 gene encoding zinc transporter 6-like isoform X1, with translation MEDLRLRSNPVKSFSVGGKILGKHSFPVLTSFLRELKPVYKDNRFQRIVWLGLVNFLSLLLLLSWCNVTESMGLLSYTYLIFFDTLCLCICALSIWVEQKKPNAHYTFGYERLEVLAVFVSTTFTLVNSIFIIRRSIWRWIQQAQIHTGLLIPGIVLAFLCHMLITYCMKNKGLNLVICASDSSWLQNRMSFFNQSLSHVVPGVTTNSWPRFNPFSLLGCTAGGILVLTTFLVDIFNYHSADALAGIFISFLICLTMYPLSAYSGKILLQGTPPHVKDLLDKCLREVSTLDGVLEFRNEHFWLLGFDKIVGTIHVRIRRDANEQIVLSHLLNKLSSMVTDITIQIFKDEWTWSSGTRQILGDHFLKFPTGSESYSLPTTVTTSVSSTEKEVILNPNLSYKNSYASAYTAPSTKTHDSKKTPGSYATIPLPPSLSSSHSPKSPVQEYSIDMTSEANLAQTHASYDTSPHSVRQVPYSLQSVSSTNKYNRELTINPLFTSKSDYVKYKS, from the exons AACAGG tttcaaagaaTTGTTTGGCTGGGATTAGtaaatttcttatctttattattacttCTAAGCTGGTGCAATGTTACTGAAAGTATGG GTCTGCTATCATATACATATCTTATTTTCTTTGACACATTATG cttgtGCATTTGTGCTCTCAGTATATGGGTTGAACAGAAGAAACCCAATGCCCATTACACATTTGG gtaTGAAAGATTAGAAGTTCTAGCTGTTTTTGTATCAACAACATTCACATTAGTTAACTCCATTTTTATAATCAGAAGGAG tatttgGAGGTGGATTCAGCAAGCTCAAATACACAc aggTCTGTTGATTCCTGGAATTGTATTAGCCTTTTTATGTCATATGCTGATAACatattgcatgaaaaataaagGCCTAAATTTAGTTATTTGTGCTTCTGATTCAAGCTGGCTTCAGAATCGGATGTCATTTTTTAATCAGAG CTTAAGCCATGTTGTTCCTGGTGTGACAACCAACTCATGGCCCCGGTTTAATCCATTCTCCTTGTTAGGATGTACAGCTGGGGGAATTTTAGTATTAACTACATTTCTGGTTGATATTTT TAATTACCACAGTGCTGATGCTTTAGCTGGTATTTTCATCTCATTCCTAATCTGCCTCACAATGTATCCTCTGAGTGCCTACAGTGGGAAGATACTTTTACAA gGAACACCTCCACATGTTAAAGATTTATTGGATAAATGTCTGAGAGAAGTGTCAACATTGGATGGTgttcttgaatttagaaatgagcATTTCTGGTTGTTAGGATTTGACAAAAta gttGGTACTATACATGTGCGGATACGTAGAGATGCAAATGAGCAAATTGTCTTGTCACATCTATTGAATAAGTTATCATCAATGGTTACTGATATAACTATACAg ATTTTCAAAGATGAATGGACTTGGAGTAGTGGTACTAGACAAATTCTTGGTgatcatttcttgaaatttccCACAGGAAGTGAGTCTTATTCATTACCAACAACAGTCACCACATCAGTTTCCAGTACTGAAAAGGAAGTTATTTTAAACCCTAATTTGTCTTACAAGAATTCTTATGCGTCTGCATATACTGCTCCTAGTACTAAAACCCATGATTCCAAGAAAACACCTGGTAGCTATGCTACCATTCCCTTACCACCATCTTTATCTTCATCTCATTCTCCCAAATCACCAGTGCAAGAATATTCAATAGATATGACTTCTGAGGCAAATCTTGCGCAAACTCATGCATCCTACGATACCAGTCCTCACTCAGTTCGTCAAGTCCCTTATAGTTTGCAGAGTGTGTCAAGTACAAATAAGTATAACAGAGAGCTTACAATAAATCCTCTTTTTACTTCTAAATCAGATTATGTGAAATATAAGAGTTGA